The Pseudodesulfovibrio sediminis genome includes the window GGCATGCTCGAACCGGAGATCAAGAACGGACTGGGCGGACTGCGCGACGGACAACAGGTCTTCTGGCTGACCCGCGTACTTGAAGCGAGCGGCCGCACAGGAATTTTTCTGCCCGAAGAGCTGTCCAGACTCCGTGACGACCTGGCGTTTCTCAATCGGGTCCGCACCGCCCTGCATCTGGCGGCAGGCCGCAAGAACGACCGCCTCTTTTTCGATCTGCAACCGCCCACGGCACGGCTCATGGGGTTCGCTTCCAAGGACGCGACCCCGGAAGCCATGGGTCGGGGCGTCGAGTTTTTCCTCTCCCGCCTGCATCAGGCCATGACCCGCATCAAGACTATGCGCGAGGCGCTCTTTCAGGAACGGTTTGCCTTACGGCGGCACGCTCCGGTACCGGAGATGTCCATCCGCAACATCAACGCCGGGCCTGAAGGCATCTTTTTCCAAAGCCAATCCGCGGTTACGCCGGGCAACGCCCTGGGCGCGTTTCTGGAGTCAGCCCGCAGCGGCCTCCCCCTGACCTGGGGCGCGCGCCGCATCATCCGGCAGAACCCGGGCAGGTTCGCAAGCAGACTCATCGACCATCCCGAGACCCTGTCCATGCTGGTCGAAATATTCATGGCCCCTCACAGCGAGGTGGCCTGCGAAGGGTTGCTTGAGACCCGCCTGCTCCCGGCGATTTTCCCTGAATTCGGCGATGTGGAGCATCTCATTCAGTTCAATGACTACCACGTGCATCCCGTTGGTCGGCACACCCTGACCACTATTGCCCTGCTCGCCGGATTTCTGGCCGGAAACAACTCCTGGACTGGCAGAATCGGCTCCAACATCGGCCACAGGGACCGGATCATACTCATCCTCGCCGGATTCTTCCACGACCTCGGCAAGGGAGAACAACACCATTCAAGAGCCGGGGCGGACATCACCCGCGAGGTGCTGGAGCGCTATGGCCGGGAGACCACCCTCATAGAGGAAGTCGCTTTTCTGGTGGAGCACCATCTGCTCATCCCCAAGATCGCCACCCGCCGCGACCTCTCCGATGAACGGGCGGCATCCGAAGTGGCCGCCACCGTAGGCAAGATGGACCGTCTGGACACGCTCTACCTGCTCTCGGTAGCCGACTCCATGGCCACCGGTCCGCGCGCCTGGAACAGCTGGACCCAGTCCCTGTTCGGCGAACTCTATTTCAAGGTCAGGAATCAGCTTGAGCACGGCCCGCTCTCCGAACCGGAAAACGCCAAGCGCATGCTGGATGTGAAGGCCGGAGTGCTGGCAGCGGCCTCGGATCTGGACGCGGACTTCGTCAAGGCCGCGACCGAGGCCATGCCGCCCCGCACTTTTCTCGCCCTTGAACCACAGACCATTGCCGAACAGATCAAGCTGGTAGAACAGCTCTGGAAAGACGTGGCCCAAGACCGTATGCGCAAGCCTTCCTCCATCGGCGGCAAAGGGGTGAACATCATCAACGCCGCCCCAGGCAAGGCCAAAGGCACCTACGAGCTGACCATCGTCGCCCTGGACCAGCCCAGATTGTTCGTCAACGTGGCCGGGGCCATCTCCCTGCACGGACTGAATATTCTGGCCGCCGAGATCTTCACGTGGAAGGACGGCACCGCCATTGACGTCTTCACGGTCACCGAGCCGCCGGAGAATCTCTATGCCGATGAAGTATGGGCGCGCATCAGCCGATCCATCAGCTATGCCATGGTGGACAAGCTCGATCTGGCCGCCCGGCTGGAGGAACGCCGCAATTCCCCGCTCACCAAGGGACGCTCGGGACCGAAGCTGAACCCCATCGTGACCATAGACAACACCATCAGCGACTACCACACCGTCATCGAGGTTGCGGCCACGGACCGCACCGGGTTCCTCTTTGATCTGGCCAGCACGCTGGCAGACCACGCGCTCGCCATCCACATGGCCAAGATCACCACCATCAAGGGCCGCGCCGCCGACATTTTCCATGTGCGCGAGCTGGATGGACAGCGCGTGCAGGATGAAGAACGCATAACGTCCCTACGCAAAGCCCTGCTCACAGCGGCCACGGCCACATAATCCCTTTACTTTCAAGACGCCGTCCTTACACTGGTGAAAACCGCAACAAGGAACTCCCATGGCGCTCAAACTCACCATATTTTCCGATTTTATCTGACCGTTCTGTTTTGTCGGCAAGGGAATTGTCGACCACTTCACAGAGGAATTCGACATCGAAGCGACGTGGGTCCCTCATGAAATCCACCCTGAGACCCCACCTGAAGGACGGGACATGGCCGACCTTTTCGACCGAAGAGACATCGATCAGGTGACCCAGACCTGCAACGAGCGGGGCAAACCGTACGGCATCAAGTTCGGCGAGATACGCCGACTGAGCAATTCGCATCGTGCCCTGGAAGCCGCTGAATTTGCCCGGGTGAAAGGACGATATGACGCCCTGCACTCAGCGTTGTTCACGGCCTATTTTACCCATGGCCGCGACATCGGGAACATGCCGGTGCTCAGAGAACTCGCCGCCGAGAACGGGCTTGACCCGGATGCGATGGAGACCGCCATCGTGGAGGGCCGGTTCAGCGAACAGGTGGCCCTCGGCTCCGAGCAGGCCGGACAGGTCGGGGTGACAGCTATCCCCACTTTCCTTATAGAGGGGGCTGCACCAATTACCGGTGCGGTCAATGAATCCCTGTTCCGCGAAGCCCTGCAAGCTGCGGCTGCACGGCAGGCAGAGAGCTGAACAGCAAACAACCACAACGAACTACAAGAATAGATTATATGCCTGAAAACAATGAAATAGTTGTATTTTTCACTGGCGGCACCATTGGGATGGCTCCGACTGAAGGGGTGACCGGCGTTGCCCCTGGCGGCAACTTTGAAAAGCTGCTCAACCAGTTCAAACCGCAGGACTGTGCCGTGGGCCTGCGGCCCGTGCTCTGGTCCGACAAACCCAGCCCCCACATGACCCCGGAGGACATGTTCAGGCTGGCCCGTAATGTGGAGACGGTGCTCGAAGAGCCCTCTGTTCTCGGCGCCATCATTCTGCACGGCACGGACACGTTGGCCGAAACCGCGTATATGTGTGATCTGGTCATCGAGTCGGACAAGCCGGTGATCCTGACCGGCTCCATGCGCTACTACTCGGAGTCGGGGTATGACGGCATCCGCAACCTGACTAACGCGGTCCGCGCCTGCCTGCTGCCTCTGCCGACCTCGCTGGGAGCCTGCATCATGATGACCGACCGCATCTTCGCGGCTCGCGAAGCGGTCAAGGTGAACTCCCTGAACGTCGACGCCTTCGAATCCCGCGAAGCTGGCATCATCGGGTATGTGGCCGGTGACTCCGTCATCCTGGCCAGACCCCGTTCCACCCCCACGCCCCGACACAAGATCAGCCCGAAGACGCTCGTCACCGACGTCACCTTGCTGGCCGCATACACGGGGATGGATCGCTCCCTCATCGACCATGCAAAGGCTACCGGGACACGCGGCATTGTCATCGAAGGATTCGGCGCCGGCAACATCCCGCCCGAGGCAGTCTCCGGTCTTGAGGCGTGCATGGACGCAGGCATTCCGGTTGTCCTATCCACCCGCTGCATCGAAGGAGGCGTCTGGCCCATCTACGGATACCCCGGAGGAGGGGCCGACCTCAAAAACAAGGGCGTGATAATGTGCGGACGACTGGGCGGTCCAAAGGCCCGCATCCGCCTCATGTGCGCCCTGGGCATGACCACCGACATGGAAGAGATTCGCGCCTTGTTCGACGAAATTTGAACCGGACACACGTGCCCGACAGCACAAGTTGCACCACGCAGAACCGCCGCCTTCCTCATACCGGAAGGCGGCGGTTCTGCGTGGTGCCGGAGACACGGCTCCCCCTTGGCTGACACACCTCAATCGGACCACGATATTGCAGCCATAGGATTCAACAGAGAACCGTTTCACCCACATTATATCGGAAAGCTATCGATAATTGGCCTACCGCTAACCCTCGAACATATTAAGATTTACCATCGACGATGACCACTGGTCCGGTTGCTCGGCAAAAAGCTTGAAGGCTGCGGCGGCGCGGTTCTGCGCCAGGCGGCGCACCGCGTTGATCTGTATGTGATTGTCAATGGCAAGGTCCACGATATCCGCGTCCAGAAAACCGTTATCGGCCATGGACCGGAGCACCTTGCACGTCTTTTCCGTGGACATGCCCTTGCGATAGGGACGGTCTTCCGTGATGGCTGTATGCACGTCCGCCACCTGCATGATCCGACTCCCCAACGAAAGCTCGTCCGCGCTCAGGCCATGCGGATACCCTTTGCCGTTGAGCCGTTCATGATGCTGGCAGGCCCAGTCCGTCACGTCTGACAATCCGGGCACGGAGCGCAGCAGGATTTCTCCGACAGTCGCATGTGCCTTGATGGCCTCATATTCACTGACATCCAAACCGGAGGGCTTGTCCAACAACCAAGAAGAGACCGCCAGCTTGCCGATGTCGTGCAGGTTCCCGGCCAGACGCATCTTCTTCTGCTCTTCTTCATCCATGCCCGCCAGTATGGCCAACTGGACGGCGGTCTCGGCCACGCCCTGTGAATGAGTGGCCGTGTGACTGCTTCGGAAATCAATAATATGGGCGAAAAACACGGAAAAACCGAGGAGCTGATCCTTGGGAATCAGCCGGTCCTGCGTCCAGTCTTTGAACAGGGATCGAAGGTCGCTATCCTTGTCCTCCACCAGCTTCCAGAAATCCGCGTCTTCTGAAAAAGAAGCGAAGGCTTCTGTCACCTCTGAGGTGTAATAATCCTCGGAATAGTCGGCGACCATATTGCGGATGGTCTGTCGATCATGGCCCGATTCCCCTCGCCACCGGAGGATATCCACCCGATCAGCAAGGTTGACCACATTGCACAGAATCGCCTCTTTTCGGTCTTCTGCGCCCGCAAGATGCTTCCATTGCGTATGGTGATGCTTCACGAAATATGCGGCCCGCTCCAGCAACGGATGGCCGCCCAGCAACCGACTGCCCACCGTAGCATGGGCGGTGAGATGCACATCAAAATCAAGACCATCGATAGACATGTCACGGGTGAAAGCGCCGATGTCGTGCATCAGCCCTGCCATGAACAGATCCGTGACATCGGCTCTATCAAACCCCATATGCCTGCCCATGGCGGCAGCGACAATACCAACCCGCCTATGGTGACCGTTGATTGCAGGCGAAACATAGTCGAGAGCGGCTGAAATAGCGTAGACCAGATTGAGCAAATAAACATCTTTCATATATAATTCCAGGTAGATAAAACATCTGAAGTCGCTGCATCCTGCAAATGATAGCGCGTGAAATCACAAAGTACAGGGCAACAGGCCAGGCATTTCTCCAGTCAAAGCCGTACTCACTCTATTTTTTTTCATATCAAGTCAATCCTTTGATATCACGGATTGTCGAATCTGTGAAAACGACACAGACAGACCCTGTCAAGCTGTTTCCAGCTACCTCTGACCTGATTTTACCTGCATTTCTCTGCATATTCACGGTTTCACCCAAAACCCGTGTTATGCTTTTCACGCTCGTGGCCATGGCTCCGGGTGACACGGGATGCACCCATCAACTTTTGACAACACGAGGTAACTGAAATGGCAACAAGCGTTATCGAAATCTGTAACAACGCCCTGCTTGATCTGGGTGAGGATGCGATCATGTCATTGGGCGACGAGACCAAAGCTGCCGGGCTGTGCAACCACCGCTGGCCGGCCATCCGCGATGCCGTGCTCCGTGCGCATCCCTGGAACTGTGCCATGGCTCAGGCCGAACTGGCCGCCGCATCCGCTGCCCCGCTCTGGAAATGGGAGTACAAATACATCCTGCCCACCGATTTCCTGCGGATCATCCAGATAGTCAGCACGGGCGGCGACACGATCGAGGACTGGGAAATCCAGAGCGGCACCATCTTCTGCAACGAGGAAGCCCCCATCTTTATTTCCTATGTCCGGTGCGAAAAAGACTCCAAGAAATATGATGCCCTGCTCACCGAAGCGTTCTCGGCCAGACTGGCCGCAGCTCTGGCGTATCCGCTCTCCGGCTCAACCGCGCTGGCGCAATCCTACTGGAAGACATATCAGGAGAAACTGACCGAAGCTCGCGGCGTGGATGCACGCGAAGGCGTCCCGGAATCCGTCACCCCCACCAATTGGCTCGGCGCAAAAATGGGCGTGTTGTAGATACGGCCATGTCCCAACACTGCATCCGCTCTCCTTTCCAAAACGCTCTGCACCGCCACGAGGAGAGGGCTATGGAGGGTTCTGAACCGCGGTAAAACGGGAAAAACAAAAGGCGCACTTTGTTACACAAAGTGCGCCTTGGTTAATATCGCCAGCAGTATTATGTGGTCAGCAGTGCAGCGTAGAAGAACTCTCCCAGGGGCGAGTCCTCCGGGGTGGTCCATTCCGTCTTGAGCGCGACCTTGGGGTTGTGCTCGATAAACTGCTCGATGAGCTTTTCGTTTTCCTCGGGATTGAGCGTGCAGGTAATGACGGCAATCCGCCCTCCGGGTTGCAGCGAATCAAGAGCATTCTGCAGGATTTCCATTTGAAGCTTTGTCAGGTCAACCAGATCGGATGGCTTGCGCTTCCACTTGGTATCCGGACGACGGGAGAGCACGCCAAGGCCGGAGCAGGGCAGATCCAGCAGGATACTGCCGGGTTGACGCGGCGGACTGTCTGTGGCCGCATTGGCAACAAACGTCTCCACCTCGGACAATTCGCGGGTGAGCGCTGCCAGCCGCCCCTTGTGAGGATCTGAGGCAAAGACGTCCAGCCCTTTTTCGAGCAGGATACGGGTCTTGCCGCCACGCCCGGCGCAGGCATCCCAAACCGGTGTGGGCCAGGATTCAGGAGAAAGGGCTTCGATGGCCTGACGGGCCGCAAAGGATTGGCGCGCCATGGGCTGGTCCGGCTCGTCCTCGAAAGCTGTACCCGCGGGCAGGGCAAAGCTGTACCCTTCGATATCAAGTATCTCCGGCCAGCCTGCGATTTCAGGATAGATTTCATCCGCTTCGGGGTGGCCAAAGAGATTGAATCCCAGTGCCGGAGGGTGCAGTTGCGCTTCAAGATAGTGGATGGCGGCTTCTTCGCCATACTCCCTCCACCACATGTCCACCAGCCATTGTGGACAGGAATACCAACGCTTGAAAAATTCAGGCAGGGAAGCGTCCTTGCGATAATAATCGGGGTCGTGGGCGGCCTCGCCCAGCTCGGACACCCGTCTGAGCACGGCGTTGAACAACCCCGCCAGACGCGCCCCCGGTTTGGACTTGGAAAATTCAACGGCCCAGTCCACGGACGCATACGCCGGAACCTTGTCCAGAAACAAGATCTCGTAGGCGGCCACTCCCATGGCCAGACGCATTTTCGGATTGAGTTTGCCCGGGTCCTTGAGAAACCGGGACAGAACATACTCGATACGTCCCTTGAGCCGCATGTAGCCATAGGTCAGCTCCGTGGCCAACCCCGCATCGCGGGGGTCGATCTGACCGGAGGAGAGCGCCACGTCAAGTGCAGCCTGGATATCCTGCTTGTCCATTAGGCAGCGGAAAAGTGCTTCGAGGGCCACCCGTCTCGCCGGAGGCAGGGGCTTAATGTAAGGTGCTTTCATGGGTATATCAGTTACGCCTACCGAAACGGCATTGCAAGCGACAACTTGCGAACAGAAAACACCCCCTGTGACAATTCAGTGAAATTCACAGGGGGTGCGGATTTTCCAGGCTAGTCAAGCATCTTCTTGGCAGCGTCACCGGCATCGTCAGCAGCCTTGTCCAACTGCTTGCCGGCTTTCTCCATGGGACCTTCTTCACTGCATCCGCTGAATGCCGGAACCATGAAGGCAAGAATACACGCCACAACAACAATCTTCTTCCAAACTTTCATATTAATCTCCTCTTAGTGTTTTCAGTATCTTCCCCATACCACAGCTTGTGAGAGTGGGACAGGTATGTTTTTTTTCGGGCAGCCCGACCGGAGGCGGAGTTCCTCTACGGCGAGGATGAGATCTGTCCGAGAAATGTCCAGATGCCAAATCAAAGACTATCTGTTCTCCAGTCGACAACTCTGGCTGTAATACGCCGTGCCGTTGCCCATATCGGTTGTCATCGGCTTGATGATCACATTGGCACAATGGCCGAACTTCATCCACCCCCCACGACGCATGACCACGGCCCGGTTGTGCAGCTCCTTGACGGTCTCCATCTGGACCTGCATGGCCCCCTGCTCCGTGACCAGATAGACGTCCTCAGCCGGGTTCAGAGCAGCCCAGGCCGGGTTCTGCTTGGAAACATAGATCACGGGCACGCCCCGTTGGTCTTCTTCGCGTATCTGTGAATGCAGGAACTTGCCACTCACCAATGTGAGCAGTTGCAGGGGGTAATCGGAGTCACGGGCAGGCTCCGGGTGCAGTGTTTCCGGGAATCGGTACAGCCCGTCAGGATGCCCGAATTCCATATTCCTGAAGGCGATAAACGGATGCTTCACCTTGACGAACCCGTTATCCATCAGCTCGTCATAGGAAATATCGGCTTTTTTCAAGCCCTCTCGGATACAGGTCTCACTGTCGGGAAAGAGCAATGGCTCACGTAGCCGAGCGGCCAGATCAGCGATGATTTCAAGATCGGACCGACATTCTCCACGCGGCTCCACGGCCTTGGCGCAATGGTTCACGCAGTTATGAACAAAGGAACCGAGGACGTCCTCGCGCTCGAACATGAACGCTGGAGGCAGGATCACGTCCGCCTGCATGGCCGTGTCATTCATGAACCCTTCCACCACGACCACAAAGGGCTTGCGGAAGGCGTCGACCACGGACAGGCAGTCCGGCACCTGATTGACCACATTGTGACCATCCACCCAGATGAAATCAATGGGCGGGTCTGCTTTTTTTATTTCTGCCCCCATGTTCTGGATCAACAACTCGCGGCGGCTGCCGGAAGAGGCTCCGCCCTTGACCAGATGTGCCCAGGTGCCGAGGTTGCGACCTGATGAGATGTTGAAATACGCCCCGCCGCCACGGACACCGATATTGCCTGAGATCATGGCCAGGGCATTGATGAAGCGGACGTTCTCGCCGCCGAACAGATGACGCTGCAATCCCCAGCCGATGAGCGTGGCCACGTTGCCTGTGTCCGCGTACCAGTCATAGAGCATCTCCACGTCATCAGAAGACACCTCGCAGGCCATGCAGAGTTCCGCAAAATTCAGGCCGTCGACAAGACCGCGCAGGGTCGGCCAGTTGGCAGTGCGGTTGAGCACCCAGGGGTTGAGATCTCCGGCTTCCAGATAGAGCTTGAGCACGGCAGCGGCCAGAAAACGGTCCGTGCCTGGACGAATGACGATGTTGACGTCGGAAAATTCGGCTGTCTCGTCCCCGCCGGGGGAAATGGTCAGCACCTCGGTGCCGTTTTTGCGGGCCTTGGCAATGAGCGCATGCTGGTGGATGGAGCAGCGGGTCACGTCCCGGCCCCAGTTGATGATCCGGCTGGCGTTCAGGAGGTCCTCGGGATCATTGTGATTCAACACCCCGAAATCGCGCTGGCTGGCGACGATACCGGTATCATCGCACACGCTGCCGTAACTGGTGCTGGACCCCAGCCGCTCGAACAGAACGGAACTCGCCGTGCCCACGATGCCTCGATATCCATGCCCGTGAATATGCAGGATGGACTCCGGGACTGCGCGCGCCGCGTCGAGCTTCTCCGCGATCACCCCCATGGCCTCATCCCAGCTCGCCTGCCGGAACGCGCCATTTTCCTTGACCAACGGCGTGACAAGCCGCTCCTCAGCGTCTATACGCTCAAAATAACGGGTGCCTTTCTTGCAGATAAAACCCTTGGTAAACGGATGCCTGGGGTTGCCCTTGATGGACTTCTTTTCTCCGTCCACAATGAGCGAACAGGCATCGCCACAATCCATGGTGCAGGCGGTAATGGTCATGATTCTCGTCCTCCGGCCCTGAGAGTGGAGGAGTTTGCCAAGCAGGTCAAATGCTAAAGTGGAGAAAATACCCCTTTACCCATCTCGGCAGATAACGCGAAAAACAAGGGCATCAGCCACTCTTTTTTTGACAATCACACGCGTATGGTCTAACCAGATTCGGTTCCAGCCATCTGATAATTAGTAAGGATTATATATACACCATGGCCAAAGTACAAAAAATCAAAGGATTCGTGGACCTCTTTCCGGAAGAGGCCAGCAAATTCACGTTCATGGAAACCAGTGCCCGTGAAGTGTTCTCTCGCTACGGATTCGGCGAGCTGCGCACGCCCGTCCTCGAAAAGACCGAGCTCTTCCAGAAGTCCATCGGTGAAGACACCGACGTGGTGGGCAAGGAAATGTTCACCTTCCCGGACCGCAAGAATCGCCTGCTGACCATGCGTCCTGAGGCCACCGCCGGCGTTGTCCGTGCGTTCATCGACTCCAAGACCCACCAGCCGGGCAAGATTTCCAAATTTTTCACGTTCGGCCCCATGTTCCGCTACGAACGCCCGCAAAAAGGACGCCAGCGTCAATTCTATCAGCTCGACGCCGAGATTTTCGGCGCTCCCGAAGCGCAGGCCGACGCCGAACTGATCCTGATGCTCATGACTTTCCTGAACGGGATCGGGCTGAACAAGTTGACCGTTGAGCTGAACTCCCTCGGCTGCCACGAATGCCGCCCCACGTACAAGCAGGCTCTGGTGGACTACTACAAGGCCAAGGACAAGGACAGTTTCTGCGAAGACTGCCAGCGCCGCATGGAGACCAACCCGCTGCGCGTGCTCGATTGCAAGGTCCCGACCTGCAAAGAGCTGGTGGCAGACGCCCCGAACATCACGGATCACCTGTGCGAGGAGTGCGAGACCCATTTCATGGACGTCAAGACCATCCTCGACGGTGCGGGTATCGAGTATGTGCTCAACCCCCGACTGGTGCGCGGCCTGGATTACTATGTACGCACCTGTTTCGAAGTGGCCTCCTTCGACATCGGCTCCCAGACCGCGGTGGCGGGTGGCGGCCGGTATGACGGCCTGGTCAAGAACCTCGGCGGCCCCGACTGCTCGGCCACGGGTTTTGCCTGTGGTATGGAGCGGCTGGCCATGCTGCTCGACCAGTTGGAAGCCGAGCAACCGGATTTCTATCTTGCCGTGGTGGACAACGACGCAGCCAATGCGGCCATGCTCTTTGCCCAGGAACTGCGCGACAAGGGCTTGAAGGGCGAAGTCAGTTTTTCCGGCGGGTCCATGAAGTCCCGCATGCGCGCAGCCAACAAGACCGGCGCAAAGGTCTGCCTGATCATGGGCGGCGACGAGCTGGCAAACAAGACTATCACCGTCAAGGACATGGTGGGCGATCGCGAACAGGAAACACTGGATCGCGCCCTGTACCTGGCGAGTTTGTAACGAATATCACGGCCGGTCTGTACCAGCCGACATCATTTGAGACGGAGAGAGAATGTCTGAACAAGAAAGAGATTACGACGAGTTTCGCGTCATTGAAGACCTTGGTGGCTGGAGACGGACCCACCATAACAACGAGCTGACCGCAGCCAACATGGATGAGGAAGTCTGCCTCATGGGCTGGGTTCAGTTCAGACGCGACCACGGCGGGCTGATTTTCCTGGACCTGCGTGACCGCGAAGGCCTGACCCAGGTTGTGTTCAACCCTGAAGACAACACCGAGGTGCACGAACGCGCCCACGCCATCCGTCCCGAATACGTCATTGCCATCAAGGGCAAGGTCCGCCCCCGTCCCGAGGGCATGGCCAACCCGAACATGGTCACCGGCGAAGTGGAGATCGAGGTCACCGAGTACAAGCTGCTCAACACCTCCGAGACTCCGCCGTTCTCCATCGAGGATCGCGTCGAGGTCGGTGAGAACCTGCGCCTCAAGTACCGCTTCCTGGACCTGCGCCGCCCCTCCCTTGCCCGGAATTTCATCATCCGCAACAAGGCTGCCCAGTCGGTCCGCCGCTATCTGGACGGCCTCGGTTTCCTTGAAATCGAAACGCCCATGCTGACCAAGTCCACGCCCGAAGGCGCCCGTGACTTCCTGGTCCCCAGCCGCGTCAATCTGGGCGAGTTCTACGCCCTGCCGCAGTCCCCGCAGCTGTTCAAGCAGATGCTCATGGTCTCCGGCATGGACCGCTACTTCCAGATCGTCAAATGTTTCCGCGACGAAGACCTGCGCGCCGACCGCCAGCCCGAGTTCACACAGATCGATATCGAGATGAGCTTCCCGGACGAGGCCCTCATTCAGGACATGGCCGAAGGCATGATCAAGAAGCTCTTCAAGGAGACTATTGATGTGGACCTGCCTGCCGAGTTCCCGCGCATGACCTTCAACGACGCCATGCGCGACTACGGCGTGGACAAGCCCGACCTCCGCTTCGAGCTCAAGCACATCGACATCACCGATGTGTTCAAGGAATCCGGGTTCAAGGTCTTTGCCTCTTCGGAGCTGGTCAAGGTCATGGTTGTCCCCGGCGGCGCCAAGCTGTCCCGCAAGGAAATCGACCAGTACACCAAATACGTTGAAATTTACGGTTCCAAGGGCCTTGCCTGGATCAAGGTCAAGGAAGACGGCGAATGGCAGTCGCCCATCGTCAAGTTCTTCTCCGAAGAAGAGATCGCCACTCTGCGCGAGCGTTCCGGCTGCCAGCCCGGCGACATCCTCTTCTTCCAGGCCGGTCCCGCCGATATCGCCAACGCCGCGCTGGGCAACCTGCGCTGCGAGATCGCCAAGGACACCGGACTCATCGACGACTCCGTGTTCAAGCCGGTCTGGATCACCGACTTCCCCCTGCTCGAGTACGACGCCGAGGAGAAACGCTACGTTGCCCGTCACCATCCCTTTACTTCGGCCCGGCCGGAGCAGA containing:
- the glnD gene encoding [protein-PII] uridylyltransferase gives rise to the protein MQPDSHLPKSAKSLKQAKLGLWERAKAGSVGGFAWEYTHLVDHYFEDRIREAGPQKFAFTLVAVGGYGRGRLCPGSDVDILVLFKRRIPSGADAFIKTLLFPLWDLGLDIGHGVRTVADCVSLAKKDFQVLASLLDARPLAGDAEVFDAFRAAYDKKVLKKTGDIFATSLREHNETRLVQYGDATGMLEPEIKNGLGGLRDGQQVFWLTRVLEASGRTGIFLPEELSRLRDDLAFLNRVRTALHLAAGRKNDRLFFDLQPPTARLMGFASKDATPEAMGRGVEFFLSRLHQAMTRIKTMREALFQERFALRRHAPVPEMSIRNINAGPEGIFFQSQSAVTPGNALGAFLESARSGLPLTWGARRIIRQNPGRFASRLIDHPETLSMLVEIFMAPHSEVACEGLLETRLLPAIFPEFGDVEHLIQFNDYHVHPVGRHTLTTIALLAGFLAGNNSWTGRIGSNIGHRDRIILILAGFFHDLGKGEQHHSRAGADITREVLERYGRETTLIEEVAFLVEHHLLIPKIATRRDLSDERAASEVAATVGKMDRLDTLYLLSVADSMATGPRAWNSWTQSLFGELYFKVRNQLEHGPLSEPENAKRMLDVKAGVLAAASDLDADFVKAATEAMPPRTFLALEPQTIAEQIKLVEQLWKDVAQDRMRKPSSIGGKGVNIINAAPGKAKGTYELTIVALDQPRLFVNVAGAISLHGLNILAAEIFTWKDGTAIDVFTVTEPPENLYADEVWARISRSISYAMVDKLDLAARLEERRNSPLTKGRSGPKLNPIVTIDNTISDYHTVIEVAATDRTGFLFDLASTLADHALAIHMAKITTIKGRAADIFHVRELDGQRVQDEERITSLRKALLTAATAT
- a CDS encoding asparaginase, with the translated sequence MPENNEIVVFFTGGTIGMAPTEGVTGVAPGGNFEKLLNQFKPQDCAVGLRPVLWSDKPSPHMTPEDMFRLARNVETVLEEPSVLGAIILHGTDTLAETAYMCDLVIESDKPVILTGSMRYYSESGYDGIRNLTNAVRACLLPLPTSLGACIMMTDRIFAAREAVKVNSLNVDAFESREAGIIGYVAGDSVILARPRSTPTPRHKISPKTLVTDVTLLAAYTGMDRSLIDHAKATGTRGIVIEGFGAGNIPPEAVSGLEACMDAGIPVVLSTRCIEGGVWPIYGYPGGGADLKNKGVIMCGRLGGPKARIRLMCALGMTTDMEEIRALFDEI
- a CDS encoding HD domain-containing phosphohydrolase; amino-acid sequence: MKDVYLLNLVYAISAALDYVSPAINGHHRRVGIVAAAMGRHMGFDRADVTDLFMAGLMHDIGAFTRDMSIDGLDFDVHLTAHATVGSRLLGGHPLLERAAYFVKHHHTQWKHLAGAEDRKEAILCNVVNLADRVDILRWRGESGHDRQTIRNMVADYSEDYYTSEVTEAFASFSEDADFWKLVEDKDSDLRSLFKDWTQDRLIPKDQLLGFSVFFAHIIDFRSSHTATHSQGVAETAVQLAILAGMDEEEQKKMRLAGNLHDIGKLAVSSWLLDKPSGLDVSEYEAIKAHATVGEILLRSVPGLSDVTDWACQHHERLNGKGYPHGLSADELSLGSRIMQVADVHTAITEDRPYRKGMSTEKTCKVLRSMADNGFLDADIVDLAIDNHIQINAVRRLAQNRAAAAFKLFAEQPDQWSSSMVNLNMFEG
- a CDS encoding transcription antitermination factor NusB, which produces MKAPYIKPLPPARRVALEALFRCLMDKQDIQAALDVALSSGQIDPRDAGLATELTYGYMRLKGRIEYVLSRFLKDPGKLNPKMRLAMGVAAYEILFLDKVPAYASVDWAVEFSKSKPGARLAGLFNAVLRRVSELGEAAHDPDYYRKDASLPEFFKRWYSCPQWLVDMWWREYGEEAAIHYLEAQLHPPALGFNLFGHPEADEIYPEIAGWPEILDIEGYSFALPAGTAFEDEPDQPMARQSFAARQAIEALSPESWPTPVWDACAGRGGKTRILLEKGLDVFASDPHKGRLAALTRELSEVETFVANAATDSPPRQPGSILLDLPCSGLGVLSRRPDTKWKRKPSDLVDLTKLQMEILQNALDSLQPGGRIAVITCTLNPEENEKLIEQFIEHNPKVALKTEWTTPEDSPLGEFFYAALLTT
- a CDS encoding molybdopterin-dependent oxidoreductase — translated: MTITACTMDCGDACSLIVDGEKKSIKGNPRHPFTKGFICKKGTRYFERIDAEERLVTPLVKENGAFRQASWDEAMGVIAEKLDAARAVPESILHIHGHGYRGIVGTASSVLFERLGSSTSYGSVCDDTGIVASQRDFGVLNHNDPEDLLNASRIINWGRDVTRCSIHQHALIAKARKNGTEVLTISPGGDETAEFSDVNIVIRPGTDRFLAAAVLKLYLEAGDLNPWVLNRTANWPTLRGLVDGLNFAELCMACEVSSDDVEMLYDWYADTGNVATLIGWGLQRHLFGGENVRFINALAMISGNIGVRGGGAYFNISSGRNLGTWAHLVKGGASSGSRRELLIQNMGAEIKKADPPIDFIWVDGHNVVNQVPDCLSVVDAFRKPFVVVVEGFMNDTAMQADVILPPAFMFEREDVLGSFVHNCVNHCAKAVEPRGECRSDLEIIADLAARLREPLLFPDSETCIREGLKKADISYDELMDNGFVKVKHPFIAFRNMEFGHPDGLYRFPETLHPEPARDSDYPLQLLTLVSGKFLHSQIREEDQRGVPVIYVSKQNPAWAALNPAEDVYLVTEQGAMQVQMETVKELHNRAVVMRRGGWMKFGHCANVIIKPMTTDMGNGTAYYSQSCRLENR